In Paroedura picta isolate Pp20150507F chromosome 6, Ppicta_v3.0, whole genome shotgun sequence, one genomic interval encodes:
- the U2AF1 gene encoding splicing factor U2AF 35 kDa subunit isoform X4: MQEHYDEFFEEVFTEMEEKYGEVEEMNVCDNLGDHLVGNVYVKFRREEDAEKAVIDLNNRWFNGQPIHAELSPVTDFREACCRQYEMGECTRGGFCNFMHLKPISRELRRELYGRRRKKHRSRSRSRERRSRSRDRGRGGGGGGGGGGGGGGGGGGGGGGRERDRRRSRDRERSGRF, encoded by the exons ATGCAAGAACATTATGATGAATTCTTTGAG GAGGTCTTCACAGAAATGGAGGAAAAATATGGTGAAGTAGAGGAAATGAACGTCTGTGATAATCTTGGTGATCATCTTGTTGGAAATGTATACGTCAAG TTTCGACGTGAAGAAGATGCAGAAAAAGCTGTGATTGATCTGAACAACCGCTGGTTTAATGGACAGCCAATTCATGCTGAGCTCTCCCCTGTGACAGACTTCAGAGAAGCTTGCTGCCGCCAGTATGAAATGGG GGAGTGTACACGGGGCGGTTTCTGTAACTTTATGCATTTGAAACCCATTTCTCGAGAGTTGCGACGTGAACTGTATGGCCGCCGCCGCAAGAA gCATAGATCTAGATCAAGGTCCCGTGAGCGCCGCTCTAGATCCAGAGATCGTGGtcgtggtggaggtggtggaggtggtggtggtggaggaggaggaggaggaggaggcggcggcggcggcggccgagaGCGTGATAGAAGGCGGTCAAGAGATCGTGAAAGATCGGGGCGATTCTGA
- the U2AF1 gene encoding splicing factor U2AF 35 kDa subunit isoform X3, whose amino-acid sequence METDVLDCTISQHLARQLDIKKNDTNTILIQNIYRNPQNSAQTADGSHCAVSDVEMQEHYDEFFEEVFTEMEEKYGEVEEMNVCDNLGDHLVGNVYVKFRREEDAEKAVIDLNNRWFNGQPIHAELSPVTDFREACCRQYEMGECTRGGFCNFMHLKPISRELRRELYGRRRKKHRSRSRSRERRSRSRDRGRGGGGGGGGGGGGGGGGGGGGGGRERDRRRSRDRERSGRF is encoded by the exons ACAACTTGATATTAAGAAGAACGATACAAAT ACCATCTTGATTCAAAACATCTATCGTAATCCCCAAAACAGTGCACAGACGGCTGACGGCTCACACT GTGCTGTGAGCGATGTTGAAATGCAAGAACATTATGATGAATTCTTTGAG GAGGTCTTCACAGAAATGGAGGAAAAATATGGTGAAGTAGAGGAAATGAACGTCTGTGATAATCTTGGTGATCATCTTGTTGGAAATGTATACGTCAAG TTTCGACGTGAAGAAGATGCAGAAAAAGCTGTGATTGATCTGAACAACCGCTGGTTTAATGGACAGCCAATTCATGCTGAGCTCTCCCCTGTGACAGACTTCAGAGAAGCTTGCTGCCGCCAGTATGAAATGGG GGAGTGTACACGGGGCGGTTTCTGTAACTTTATGCATTTGAAACCCATTTCTCGAGAGTTGCGACGTGAACTGTATGGCCGCCGCCGCAAGAA gCATAGATCTAGATCAAGGTCCCGTGAGCGCCGCTCTAGATCCAGAGATCGTGGtcgtggtggaggtggtggaggtggtggtggtggaggaggaggaggaggaggaggcggcggcggcggcggccgagaGCGTGATAGAAGGCGGTCAAGAGATCGTGAAAGATCGGGGCGATTCTGA